One segment of Solanum lycopersicum chromosome 1, SLM_r2.1 DNA contains the following:
- the LOC138344773 gene encoding uncharacterized protein: MKRKKDQELSKPIPHLYQSFPVREHAEPEDCGKGICDLFKEINAIVEEEVEPAGIRDVEPGEMLNVSYRLSNVMSCHELNEQNKTNNDEVDHYEESGEPDYVAEEFRQFENQHKPNLEETETVNLGDSECVKEVKISTYLNESQKESLAHLLTDVVSHKLPINPGFEPVKQKTQKFNPELSLKIKEEITKQIKSRLVEGTQYPTWLANVIPVAKKDGKIRICVDYRDLNEASLKNNFPLPNIHILIDNCAKHEMHSFVDCYAGYHQILMDEEDAEKMTFITPWGVYHYRVMPFGLKNADATYMRALAIIFHDIIHNFDVIVKSHESSDHLTHLRKFFKRLRRYNLKLNPAKCAFGVPAGKLLGFIVSRRGIELDPSKIKAIKELPPLKTRKEVMNFLGRLNYISRFIAQSTVVCEPIFKLLKKDAPAKWTEESQTAFDAIKSYLSNPPVLVLPREGSPLLLYLSASDRAFGCKAIKAQSLDDHLAENPVVKEYEPLKTYFHDEEVSFVGEDISEAYPSWRLFFDGAANHQGKGVGAVLVLESGQHYPMAAKLRFNCTNNMAEYEACILGLKMAIDMNVYELLVLRDLDLLTHQVQGEWAVKKPKNCTLRIICANMCKRFRKIKFRHTPSIQNELADALATIASMIKHPDTDYIDPLDIDLKEHPVHCSHVESEPDGLPWYFDIKRYLESGTYPEDATSNQKKLIRRMALSFFLNGEVLYRRTPDLGLLRCVDGAEAMRLIEQIHAGFCSTHMNRLTLARKVLRAGYFWMTMEYDCKNATSVKCTAI; this comes from the exons ATGAAGAGGAAAAAGGATCAAGAGTTGTCTAAACCGATCCCACATCTGTATCAATCCTTTCCAGTCCGGGAGCATGCCGAGCCTGAAGACTGTGGGAAAGGAATCTGCGACCTTTTCAAGGAGATCAATGCTATCGTCGAGGAGGAGGTCGAACCAGCTGGCATTCGTGATGTGGAACCAGGGGAGATGCT taacgtaAGTTACAGACTttccaatgtcatgtcatgtcatgagctaaatgagcaaaataagacaaataacgATGAGGTTGACCACTATGAAGAAAGTGGGGAACCAGACTATGTTGCAGAAGAATTTCGACAGTTCGAGAATCAACATAAACCGAATCTGGAGGAGACGGAAACAGTTAATTTGGGAGATTCGGAatgtgtcaaagaggttaagatcagcacCTACCTGAATGAATCTCAGAAGGAGAGCCTGGCTCATCTGCTTACTgatgtcgtatctcataagctACCTATCAACCCAGGGTTCGAACCGGTAAAACAAAAGACTCAGAAATTCAATCCTGAATTGAGTCTGAAAATTAAGGAAGAAATCACCAAGCAAATAAAGTCTCGATTGGTGGAGGGAACGCAATATCCAACCTGGTTGGCCAATGTCATTCCGGTcgccaagaaagatggaaaaattaGGATTTGTGTTGATTATAGAGACCTCAACGAGGCTAGTCTGAAGAATAATTTTCCGTTgccaaatatccatattttgaTTGACAATTGTGCCAAACATGAAATGCAttcatttgtggattgttacgcCGGTTATCACCAAATTTTAATGGATGAAGAAGATGCGGAAAAAATGACATTCATTACGCCTTGGGGTGTATATCACTACAGGGTGATGCCGTTCGGCCTCAAGAACGCCGACGCCACTTACATGAGAGCCCTGGCGATTATTTTCCATGACATAATTCACAATTTCGACGTCATAGTCAAATCCCACGAGAGTTCAGATCATTTGACACACCTAAGAAAATTCTTTAAACGTTTGCGTCGGTACAACTTGAAGCTAAATCCCGCCAAATGTGCTTTTGGAGTCCCAGCTGGGAAGTTGTTGgggtttatagtcagcagaagaggtattgagctcgacccttcCAAGATTAAAGCGATTAAAGAGTTACCTCCGCTGAAaacgagaaaagaggtgatgaaTTTCTTGgggaggttaaactatatcagcCGGTTTATAGCACAATCAACAGTGGTATGTGAGCCCATTTTCAAGTTGCTGAAGAAAGACGCCCCGGCCAAGTGGACCGAGGAGTCCCAAACTGCTTTTGACGCTATCAAGAGCTATTTGTCTAACCCACCAGTATTGGTTCTGCCacgagaagggagtcctttgttgctATATTTGTCTGCTTCGGATAGAGCCTTTGGATGT AAGGCAATAAAGGCACAATCTTTGGATGATCATCTTGCGGAAAATCCCGTTGTCAAAGAATATGAACCTCTCAAGacatattttcacgatgaagaagtgtcatttgtgggtgaagatatttctgaagcGTATCCaagttggagattattctttgacGGAGCGGCGAATCACCAAGGTAAAGGTGTTGGAGCAGTCTTAGTGTTagaatctggtcagcactatcctatgGCAGCTAAACTCCGGTTCAATTGCACAAATAACATGGCTGAATACGAAGCTTGTATTcttggtttgaaaatggccatCGACATGAACGTCTACGAGCTACTGGTTCTTAGAGATTTAGACCTCTTGACTCAtcaggttcaaggagaatgggctgtGAAAAAACCCAAAAATTGTACCTTACGTATAATATGTGCAAATATGTGTAAAAGGTTTCGCAAGATCAAATTCAGACATACTCCCAGTATACAGAATGAATTAGCTGATGCTCTTGCTACCATCGCTTCAATGATCAAACATCCGGATACTGATTACATCGACCCGTTGGATATAGATTTGAAggaacatccagtccattgttcGCACGTTGAATCAGAACCAGACGGTTTGCCCTGGTATTTTGACATAAAGAGATACTTGGAGTCTGGGACATATCCAGAAGACGCTACATCTAATCAGAAAAAATTGATACGTCGTATGGCTCTCAGTTTCTTTCTAAATGGAGAAGTCCTgtataggaggactccagatttgggtcttttAAGATGCGTGGATGGTGCTGAAGCCATGAGGCTTATTGAACAAATACATGCTGGATTTTGCAGCACACACATGAACAGGCTTACTTTGGCAAGAAAGGTTCTTCGAGCCGGTTacttctggatgactatggagtaTGACTGCAAAAATGCCACAAGTGTCAAGTGCACGGCGATCTGA